The following proteins are encoded in a genomic region of Tissierellales bacterium:
- a CDS encoding UDP-N-acetylmuramoyl-tripeptide--D-alanyl-D-alanine ligase, translated as MINVLEKYYYIAMFGIILIWMYPQFKRLTYFFHMLQLNEYDQGNYINWNKEHFSTKVFTIREAILALLFSLLIFVGIKMPGIEVTVGAEIIFIAYLLIADYTRKKPEVRKPLVYTMRMKRLVASSFVWNVILFLMLGYSFQNKYFIEKDISLIGILGIIYILAPIIVYLSNLSMKPVEKMIAKHYFDMAHEKVRSFPELRIVGITGSYGKTSTKFITGTILASKYETLVTPSSYNTPMGLSKVINNDLDERYEVFVAEMGARKIGEIEEVAELCNPKIGILTSVGPAHLETFGNLENIAKTKYELIESLPADGIAIFNYDNEYTRKLADKTYKEKLTYGIDSDDADLYATDIKVTETGSSFMMADKFGNKVQCHTRLLGKHNILNLLAGACAGLAMGMSLVEIAKGIEKVQPVEHRLQLINSGNGVLVIDDAFNSNPHGARAALEVLDEFTTGSKIIVTPGMIELGEFGEEENRKFGEVIAGVCDTVILVGKNQTKPIQNGLKIANFDEENLYIVNSLSEATEIIGKIVRVGDVVLFENDLPDTFAE; from the coding sequence ATGATAAATGTGTTAGAGAAGTATTACTATATTGCGATGTTTGGAATTATTTTGATTTGGATGTATCCACAATTTAAAAGGTTGACGTACTTTTTTCACATGCTACAGCTAAATGAATATGATCAAGGAAACTATATCAATTGGAATAAAGAACATTTTTCGACTAAAGTTTTTACTATTAGAGAAGCGATTTTGGCTCTTCTATTTAGTTTGTTAATTTTTGTTGGGATTAAAATGCCTGGAATTGAAGTAACGGTAGGGGCTGAAATTATATTTATAGCCTATCTGTTAATTGCAGATTATACTAGAAAAAAACCAGAAGTAAGAAAACCGTTGGTATATACTATGAGAATGAAACGACTTGTTGCAAGTAGTTTTGTTTGGAATGTGATTTTATTTTTGATGCTTGGATATAGTTTTCAAAATAAATATTTTATAGAGAAGGATATATCATTGATTGGAATTCTAGGTATAATATATATATTAGCTCCAATTATAGTTTATTTGTCAAATTTATCTATGAAACCAGTGGAAAAAATGATTGCAAAACATTATTTCGATATGGCTCATGAAAAAGTTAGATCGTTTCCAGAATTAAGAATAGTTGGGATTACTGGTAGTTATGGTAAAACTAGTACAAAATTTATTACAGGAACAATATTAGCTAGCAAGTATGAAACATTGGTTACACCGAGTAGCTATAATACGCCTATGGGACTTAGTAAAGTAATAAATAATGACTTGGATGAAAGATATGAAGTTTTTGTAGCTGAAATGGGAGCTAGAAAAATAGGGGAAATTGAAGAGGTTGCAGAGCTTTGTAATCCTAAAATTGGTATACTTACATCAGTTGGACCTGCACATTTAGAGACTTTTGGAAATTTGGAAAACATAGCTAAAACAAAATATGAGCTAATAGAATCATTGCCAGCAGACGGTATAGCAATATTTAACTATGACAATGAGTATACGAGAAAATTGGCAGACAAGACATACAAAGAAAAATTGACATATGGAATAGATAGTGATGATGCAGATTTGTATGCAACTGATATAAAAGTTACGGAGACAGGATCGAGCTTTATGATGGCTGATAAATTTGGAAATAAAGTACAATGCCATACTAGGCTTCTAGGAAAGCATAATATATTGAATTTATTGGCAGGAGCTTGTGCAGGTCTTGCTATGGGTATGTCACTTGTCGAAATTGCAAAAGGTATAGAAAAAGTGCAACCAGTTGAACACAGACTTCAGCTTATAAATAGTGGTAATGGAGTGTTGGTTATTGATGATGCTTTTAATTCGAATCCTCATGGTGCAAGAGCTGCACTAGAGGTTTTAGATGAGTTTACAACAGGAAGTAAGATAATAGTTACACCAGGGATGATAGAACTTGGTGAATTTGGAGAAGAAGAAAATAGAAAATTTGGCGAAGTGATTGCGGGTGTTTGTGACACGGTAATATTGGTGGGAAAAAATCAAACTAAACCGATACAAAATGGCCTTAAAATAGCAAACTTTGATGAAGAAAATTTATATATAGTTAATTCACTGAGTGAGGCTACTGAGATTATAGGGAAAATAGTACGTGTTGGTGATGTGGTATTGTTTGAAAATGATTTGCCAGATACTTTTGCAGAATAA
- a CDS encoding D-alanine--D-alanine ligase: MKKKIGVFFGGKSVEHEVSVITGHQVMENIDHELYDVVPVFIDKDGKWYTGDSLKDFNNFKNRKLENLIEVTMNPVYGDYNLYTHHNKMKRIGKNYSERLDVIFPAMHGTNGEDGSLMGLFELIGIPYVGCGVMASAVGMDKIVMKSVFKAENLPIVNYAWFYRQRWEQDSEKIIADIETNIGYPVVVKPANLGSSIGISKASNREELLESIKVAICYDRKIIVEEAVQNLREINCAVMGYEDQVKASLCEEPIGWEEIQTFADKYMSGSKGTKAGTKDGGADNHQIPANLPGDMSSEIQRLAKEAFIALDCAGNARIDFMIGDNKDIYVNEINTLPGSLSFHIWKASGLEFKPMLTEMVEMAIKISSEKHGNMYTYDVDLYNNMGKKSTTK, encoded by the coding sequence ATGAAAAAGAAAATCGGTGTTTTTTTTGGCGGAAAGAGCGTAGAGCATGAGGTGTCAGTAATTACGGGTCATCAAGTAATGGAAAACATAGATCACGAATTATATGATGTAGTACCAGTTTTTATAGATAAAGATGGTAAATGGTATACGGGAGACTCTCTTAAAGATTTCAATAATTTTAAAAATAGAAAATTAGAAAACTTAATAGAGGTTACAATGAATCCTGTTTATGGAGATTACAATTTGTATACTCATCATAACAAGATGAAGAGAATCGGAAAAAATTATTCTGAAAGATTAGATGTTATTTTCCCGGCTATGCATGGGACAAATGGTGAAGATGGATCACTTATGGGATTATTTGAACTTATAGGAATTCCTTATGTAGGGTGTGGAGTTATGGCATCAGCAGTAGGAATGGACAAAATCGTTATGAAGTCAGTATTTAAAGCGGAGAATCTACCTATAGTAAATTATGCATGGTTTTATAGACAACGATGGGAGCAAGATAGCGAGAAAATTATTGCGGATATAGAAACGAATATAGGATATCCTGTAGTTGTTAAACCAGCGAATCTAGGATCTAGTATAGGAATAAGTAAGGCAAGCAATCGAGAAGAACTTTTAGAATCAATTAAAGTTGCTATTTGTTATGACAGAAAAATAATAGTTGAAGAGGCAGTTCAAAACTTAAGAGAGATAAATTGTGCAGTTATGGGATATGAAGACCAAGTTAAGGCTTCTCTTTGCGAAGAACCAATAGGTTGGGAAGAAATACAAACATTTGCAGACAAATATATGTCAGGTAGCAAGGGAACAAAGGCTGGGACAAAAGATGGTGGAGCAGATAATCATCAAATTCCAGCAAATTTGCCAGGAGATATGAGCAGTGAGATTCAAAGACTTGCAAAAGAAGCATTCATAGCATTAGATTGTGCAGGGAATGCTCGAATTGATTTTATGATTGGTGATAACAAGGATATCTATGTAAATGAAATAAATACATTACCTGGTTCTCTTTCATTTCATATTTGGAAGGCTTCAGGTCTTGAATTTAAACCAATGCTTACAGAGATGGTTGAGATGGCTATAAAGATTAGCAGTGAAAAGCATGGAAATATGTATACTTATGATGTTGACTTGTACAATAATATGGGTAAAAAATCAACAACTAAGTAA
- the rnr gene encoding ribonuclease R produces the protein MNIKEVLVGLMREKGYRPLKKQELAKIFDINKYQRKDFYKLIDQMEKEGYILKSTNDKYGLPENMGYIKGKVQMSDMGYAFLIPEDKNLKDLFIGKEATKSSMDGDTVLAMVIREATEDKRAEGKIIKILERANKTIVGKFQQNTNFGFVVPESKKLKQDIYVANKKNRGAKNNQVVVVEIEKWPEEGRKPEGRIVQILGYMSEPGVDVEAIIKQFNLPEDFPKEVHKESKKVEEVISEDEIKRRLDLRSKKIFTIDGKDAKDLDDAISIEKLEDGNYLLGVHIADVTHYVKERSALDVEALNRGTSIYLVDRVIPMLPKKLSNGVCSLNPNVDRLTLSVLMTITPQGKVVSHDIKETIICSVERLNYTDISNLLENDDEQLKMRYDNILEDLYTAEKLAAILRSKREQRGAIDFDFDEAKVILDERGKVASIDKYDRRVANRMIEEFMLVCNETVSEAMFWTETPFLYRIHEDPDDERMNVFIRFINNFGYTIKGIEDGEIHPKELQKILDQVKGKREEAVINTLMLRSLKKARYSSVPEGHFGLSAEYYSHFTSPIRRYPDLQIHRIIKEFINAELNTKRDFHYRGILPKVAEQSSTMERRAEEAERESVKMKMAEYMKSHIGEEYEGIISGVTSFGLFVELDNTIEGLVHVNKMPGYYVFDEVEFALYDENSGKEYKLGDTIRIRVAGADVTKREIDFVIVESE, from the coding sequence ATGAATATAAAAGAGGTATTAGTAGGATTGATGAGAGAAAAAGGGTACAGGCCATTAAAAAAACAAGAATTGGCCAAGATATTTGATATCAATAAGTACCAGAGAAAAGATTTTTACAAGTTGATTGATCAAATGGAAAAAGAAGGATATATATTAAAATCTACAAATGACAAATATGGTTTACCTGAGAATATGGGTTATATTAAGGGCAAGGTTCAAATGAGCGACATGGGCTATGCTTTTTTGATACCAGAAGATAAAAATTTAAAAGATTTATTTATAGGAAAAGAAGCTACAAAATCGTCTATGGATGGAGATACTGTACTTGCTATGGTAATTCGTGAAGCTACAGAAGATAAACGAGCTGAAGGGAAAATAATAAAAATATTAGAAAGAGCAAATAAAACAATAGTTGGTAAGTTTCAGCAAAATACTAACTTTGGATTTGTAGTTCCTGAGAGCAAAAAACTAAAGCAAGATATTTATGTAGCAAATAAGAAAAATCGTGGTGCTAAAAATAACCAAGTAGTGGTTGTTGAGATTGAAAAGTGGCCTGAAGAGGGACGAAAACCTGAGGGAAGAATAGTTCAGATTCTTGGATATATGAGTGAGCCGGGAGTAGATGTAGAAGCAATAATAAAGCAATTTAATTTGCCAGAAGATTTTCCAAAGGAAGTACACAAGGAATCAAAAAAAGTTGAAGAAGTTATTTCGGAAGATGAAATTAAGCGTAGACTAGATCTAAGATCTAAGAAAATTTTTACAATAGATGGTAAGGATGCTAAGGATTTAGATGATGCTATATCTATTGAGAAACTTGAAGATGGAAATTATTTATTAGGAGTGCATATAGCAGATGTTACACACTATGTTAAAGAGAGAAGCGCTTTAGATGTAGAAGCTTTAAATCGAGGAACTAGTATTTACTTAGTTGATAGAGTAATACCTATGCTTCCAAAAAAATTGTCAAATGGGGTATGCTCTCTAAATCCAAATGTAGATAGATTGACATTATCTGTTCTTATGACTATTACACCACAGGGAAAGGTTGTTTCACATGATATAAAGGAAACAATTATATGCTCTGTAGAACGATTAAATTATACTGATATATCAAATCTACTAGAGAATGATGATGAACAGCTTAAAATGAGATATGATAACATTTTAGAGGATCTGTATACAGCAGAGAAGTTAGCAGCGATACTTAGATCAAAGAGAGAGCAAAGAGGAGCTATCGATTTTGATTTTGATGAAGCAAAGGTAATACTTGATGAGAGAGGAAAAGTTGCGAGTATAGATAAATACGATAGACGAGTTGCAAATAGAATGATAGAAGAATTTATGCTAGTTTGTAATGAAACTGTATCAGAAGCAATGTTCTGGACTGAGACGCCGTTTTTATACAGAATTCATGAAGATCCTGATGATGAGAGAATGAATGTATTTATAAGATTTATAAATAATTTTGGATACACAATAAAAGGGATTGAAGATGGTGAGATACATCCAAAAGAATTACAGAAAATACTTGATCAAGTAAAAGGAAAGCGTGAAGAGGCTGTAATAAATACTTTGATGCTTAGATCGCTGAAAAAGGCAAGGTATAGTTCGGTTCCAGAAGGTCATTTTGGATTATCGGCAGAGTATTATAGTCATTTTACATCACCTATAAGAAGGTATCCAGATCTTCAGATCCATAGAATAATAAAAGAATTTATTAATGCAGAGCTTAATACTAAGAGAGATTTTCACTATCGTGGAATACTACCTAAGGTTGCAGAGCAAAGTTCTACTATGGAGAGAAGAGCAGAAGAAGCAGAGCGTGAGAGTGTAAAGATGAAGATGGCAGAGTATATGAAATCTCATATTGGAGAAGAGTATGAAGGTATAATATCAGGAGTTACTTCATTTGGATTATTTGTAGAATTAGATAATACTATAGAAGGTTTGGTACATGTAAACAAAATGCCAGGTTATTATGTATTTGATGAAGTCGAATTTGCATTGTATGATGAAAATAGTGGAAAAGAATATAAATTAGGCGATACAATAAGAATAAGAGTAGCTGGAGCGGATGTTACTAAAAGAGAGATTGATTTTGTAATCGTTGAAAGCGAATAG
- a CDS encoding dicarboxylate/amino acid:cation symporter — translation MKKIGLLPRLIIGIIMGIAIGLLSAQAGRFEVVRILSTFSSIFGNFLKFIIPFIIVGFVAPGIADLGNKAGKLLGITAVFAYVSAVLAGLMAFFVGSTILPNFIKIGEEAAGNGADVSAFFTIEMPPAMGVMTALVTAFVIGLGMAVLKEKNLLGVIKDFQSIVMLVVNNVLIPCIPIYIAGVFAKLSATGKIFDTIKGFSSVFAMILILQVVYLIIQYTLAWAITGKNPVKAIKNLLPAYFTALGTQSSAATIPVSLEASRKNGVDDDIVDFVVPLCATIHLAGDTITLVLGAMGIMMVSGTVPGLQEIVPYILMLGVTMVAAPGIPGGGVYAALGLLENMLGFAGPQQALMIALHFSQDSFGTATNVTGDGAIAIIMNYVNSKMNAKSEKVKKTA, via the coding sequence ATGAAAAAAATAGGGCTACTGCCGAGACTGATAATCGGCATTATAATGGGTATAGCTATTGGACTTTTATCAGCGCAAGCTGGAAGATTTGAAGTGGTGAGAATATTATCCACATTTAGTAGTATATTTGGCAATTTTCTTAAATTTATTATTCCATTTATTATTGTAGGATTTGTTGCACCGGGTATAGCTGACTTGGGAAATAAGGCAGGTAAATTATTGGGTATTACAGCTGTGTTTGCCTATGTTTCTGCAGTATTAGCAGGACTTATGGCATTTTTTGTTGGAAGTACTATTTTACCGAACTTTATCAAAATTGGTGAAGAAGCCGCTGGAAATGGAGCAGATGTATCTGCATTTTTCACTATTGAAATGCCACCAGCTATGGGAGTTATGACAGCTCTTGTAACAGCATTTGTTATAGGATTAGGTATGGCGGTTCTTAAGGAAAAGAATTTACTTGGAGTTATAAAGGATTTTCAATCTATAGTTATGCTAGTTGTAAACAATGTATTGATTCCATGTATACCAATTTATATAGCTGGTGTATTTGCTAAATTGTCAGCTACAGGTAAGATATTTGATACTATTAAAGGATTTTCGTCAGTATTTGCAATGATACTTATATTACAGGTGGTGTATTTGATAATTCAATATACATTGGCTTGGGCTATAACTGGTAAGAATCCGGTAAAAGCAATAAAAAATTTATTACCAGCATATTTTACAGCACTTGGAACACAATCTTCAGCAGCAACTATTCCTGTTTCATTAGAGGCATCTAGAAAAAATGGAGTAGATGATGATATCGTAGATTTTGTTGTACCACTTTGTGCAACTATTCACTTGGCTGGTGACACTATAACATTAGTACTTGGAGCTATGGGTATAATGATGGTATCTGGAACTGTGCCAGGCTTGCAAGAAATAGTTCCATATATATTGATGCTTGGAGTTACAATGGTTGCAGCTCCGGGGATACCAGGTGGTGGAGTTTATGCAGCGTTAGGTCTTTTAGAAAATATGCTTGGCTTTGCAGGACCACAACAAGCACTTATGATTGCACTTCACTTCTCGCAAGATAGTTTTGGAACAGCGACTAATGTTACAGGTGATGGAGCAATTGCTATAATAATGAATTATGTAAATTCAAAAATGAATGCAAAGAGTGAAAAAGTTAAAAAAACTGCATAA
- a CDS encoding YitT family protein, with protein MIVYGNMTYEEVIDMDKKEIIKNLKDYAVITGGILIMVLGLSFFLEPSELAVGGVFGFAMLVNKMIPSIQTGDAMLIMNIVLFIVAFIVIGKEFGAKTIFSSLLLSYLVKVTGNLFHVTQPLTDDMFLNLFFGILIQGIGMAIIFYYGASTGGTDIVAKIINKFTNMNIGKALLLSDFLIVLGACFIFGLTKGLYALLGVIMNAVVIDNMIEGLDMKINISVVSYKLDEVQKFIIDDLERGATLYEAKGAYTGSPKFVLHAVMSRKEFIALRHHIKKVDPDAFVIAHNVREVMGEGFMGN; from the coding sequence ATGATTGTGTATGGCAATATGACTTATGAAGAGGTGATTGATATGGACAAAAAAGAGATTATCAAGAATTTAAAGGATTATGCAGTAATTACAGGTGGAATATTGATTATGGTTTTAGGATTAAGTTTCTTTTTAGAACCATCAGAATTGGCAGTTGGAGGAGTTTTTGGTTTCGCAATGCTTGTTAATAAAATGATACCTAGTATCCAAACTGGAGATGCGATGCTTATAATGAATATAGTTCTATTTATAGTTGCATTTATAGTAATAGGAAAAGAATTTGGTGCTAAAACTATATTTTCAAGCTTGCTCTTATCTTATTTGGTAAAAGTGACTGGAAATTTATTTCATGTAACACAACCGCTTACAGATGATATGTTTTTAAATTTATTTTTCGGAATATTGATACAAGGCATTGGAATGGCAATTATTTTTTATTATGGAGCTTCAACTGGCGGAACAGATATAGTTGCTAAGATTATAAACAAATTTACAAATATGAATATTGGAAAGGCATTATTATTGTCAGATTTTCTTATTGTGCTTGGTGCATGCTTTATATTTGGTCTTACAAAAGGATTGTACGCCTTACTTGGAGTTATAATGAATGCGGTAGTCATAGATAATATGATTGAAGGATTAGATATGAAAATTAATATATCTGTAGTGAGTTATAAATTGGATGAGGTACAGAAATTTATAATAGATGATTTAGAGAGAGGTGCCACATTGTATGAAGCAAAAGGTGCTTATACAGGATCTCCTAAATTTGTATTACATGCAGTTATGAGTAGAAAAGAATTTATAGCACTTAGACATCATATAAAAAAAGTAGATCCAGACGCTTTTGTAATAGCTCACAATGTTAGAGAAGTAATGGGAGAAGGGTTTATGGGAAATTAA
- a CDS encoding YaiI/YqxD family protein: MKIYIDADGCPVVRESVEIAKKYGLEIVLVSNISHEWKENYATIVQVGKGRDMADFEIVSRISQGDILITQDYGLAAMALGKTKYVLHQDGWRYTNDNMDKLLMMRHVSAKERRKGARTKGPKKRTKMQNEVFYSNLDEIIKKHLNEANN; this comes from the coding sequence ATGAAAATATATATAGATGCAGATGGATGCCCAGTTGTTCGCGAAAGTGTAGAAATTGCTAAAAAGTATGGTTTAGAAATAGTATTAGTAAGTAACATCAGTCATGAGTGGAAAGAAAATTATGCAACTATAGTACAGGTTGGAAAGGGAAGAGATATGGCTGATTTTGAAATAGTATCTCGGATTAGTCAAGGTGATATATTGATTACACAAGACTATGGATTGGCAGCTATGGCTCTTGGAAAAACAAAGTATGTTTTACATCAAGATGGCTGGAGATACACAAATGATAATATGGATAAATTACTCATGATGCGTCATGTTTCTGCAAAAGAAAGACGAAAAGGAGCAAGAACTAAAGGCCCTAAAAAGAGAACTAAGATGCAAAATGAGGTATTTTATTCAAATTTGGACGAAATCATCAAGAAACATTTGAATGAAGCTAATAATTAG
- the pepF gene encoding oligoendopeptidase F: MSKLKSREEIEEIYKWDLSSLYENDELWEKSYVNVQSAIKNIQEYKGNLFDSSNVFKQAIELELELSRNVSRLFTYAKMKQDENTQIADYQAMTARAESLSFEVEEATAFMTTELLANEYSVIEEYMNEDPELKLYEKYFKDLFKKKVHILSESEEKLLAQMGEVGSVAQNAFGMLNNADLKFPIVEDSNGEKIQLSHGNFVPTLESSDRLLRKNAFEAYYKVYEDHKNVYAAMLSGNVKKDIFYSKARRFDTARQAALFENDIPESVYDHLIEAVHKKLPAMHKYMDIRKRALKVEELHMYDIYTPIVENTKIEVSYEDAKDLALKALKPLGDRYIDVVEKSFSDKWIDVYENKGKRSGAYSWGSYDSKPYMLLNYHNTLDNAFTLVHEMGHSLHSYLTRKNQPYVYGNYSIFVAEVASTTNEALLNHYLIKNEENPKKKLFILNHYLEQFRGTIYRQTMFAEFERDIHTMVENGEALTEELLSNHYIELNKKYYGNEMISDESIRLEWARIPHFYYNFYVYQYATGFSAAIALSQRIIEEGEAAVADYLEFLKAGSSQSPIDILKKAGADMLSSEPVENALNLFSDLVDEFERLLFQ; the protein is encoded by the coding sequence ATGTCAAAACTTAAAAGTAGAGAAGAAATAGAAGAAATATATAAATGGGATTTGAGTTCTCTTTATGAAAATGATGAACTGTGGGAAAAATCTTATGTAAATGTTCAAAGTGCAATTAAAAATATTCAAGAATATAAGGGTAATTTGTTTGATTCTAGTAATGTTTTTAAACAAGCTATAGAATTAGAGTTAGAACTAAGCAGGAATGTTTCTAGATTATTTACTTACGCGAAAATGAAACAAGATGAAAATACTCAAATAGCAGATTATCAAGCGATGACTGCTAGAGCTGAGAGTTTGTCGTTTGAGGTTGAAGAAGCTACTGCTTTTATGACAACTGAATTACTAGCTAATGAATACTCAGTGATTGAAGAATATATGAATGAAGACCCTGAGTTAAAATTATATGAGAAGTATTTTAAAGATTTATTTAAGAAAAAAGTTCATATATTGTCTGAATCAGAAGAAAAGCTGTTGGCACAAATGGGAGAAGTTGGATCCGTTGCTCAAAATGCATTTGGAATGCTAAACAATGCTGATCTTAAATTTCCTATAGTAGAAGATTCAAATGGAGAAAAAATACAATTATCTCATGGAAATTTTGTTCCAACATTAGAATCAAGCGACAGGTTGCTTAGAAAAAATGCATTTGAGGCATACTACAAGGTTTATGAAGATCACAAAAATGTATATGCAGCTATGTTAAGTGGTAATGTAAAAAAGGATATTTTCTATTCTAAAGCAAGAAGATTTGATACTGCAAGACAGGCAGCACTTTTTGAAAATGATATACCAGAGAGTGTTTATGACCATTTGATAGAAGCTGTACATAAAAAGCTTCCTGCAATGCACAAGTACATGGATATTAGGAAAAGGGCACTAAAAGTCGAGGAGTTACATATGTACGATATATATACTCCGATAGTAGAAAACACTAAAATAGAAGTTTCGTATGAAGACGCAAAAGATTTGGCTCTAAAGGCACTGAAACCCTTAGGTGATAGATATATAGATGTAGTTGAAAAAAGTTTTTCAGATAAATGGATAGATGTTTATGAGAACAAGGGAAAAAGAAGTGGTGCTTACTCGTGGGGAAGTTATGATAGCAAGCCGTATATGCTTTTGAATTATCATAACACATTGGATAATGCATTTACTTTAGTGCACGAAATGGGACATTCGTTGCATAGTTATCTTACACGAAAAAATCAGCCATACGTATATGGAAATTATAGTATATTTGTTGCAGAAGTTGCATCTACTACAAATGAAGCTTTACTCAATCATTATCTTATCAAGAATGAAGAGAATCCAAAAAAGAAATTATTTATATTAAATCATTATTTAGAACAGTTTAGAGGAACAATTTATAGACAAACTATGTTTGCAGAATTTGAAAGAGATATACACACAATGGTTGAAAATGGAGAAGCTTTGACAGAAGAGTTATTGAGTAATCACTATATTGAGCTTAATAAAAAATATTATGGAAATGAAATGATAAGTGATGAGTCAATTAGATTGGAATGGGCGAGAATACCGCATTTTTATTATAATTTTTATGTTTATCAATATGCTACTGGATTTTCAGCAGCGATTGCATTATCTCAGCGAATAATTGAAGAGGGCGAAGCGGCAGTTGCTGATTATTTAGAATTTCTAAAGGCTGGAAGTTCTCAAAGTCCAATAGATATTTTGAAAAAAGCAGGAGCAGATATGCTTTCAAGTGAACCAGTAGAAAATGCATTAAACCTATTTTCTGATTTGGTAGACGAATTCGAAAGGCTACTTTTTCAATAA
- a CDS encoding TetR/AcrR family transcriptional regulator: protein MAEKDQHRIKIKRKFIDITNDIIMSNGIEAVSIRKIAALAKYNSATIYLYFDNLNHLLFLSSLSGTREYVTALTEIGNKEGDSLGKLIEIWNCFVHYSFQKPKIFSTIFFNDTEGKAGQYMQEYYELYPEEVSAEDSLAYKLIFDHDLKKRVHTLTSECAKEGYFKEEDLNDLSELLLFAYKGMLEKVIKGSVKVDEALEQKTMYYIKKVLEVYADESKKLPF from the coding sequence ATGGCAGAAAAAGATCAACACAGAATTAAAATCAAAAGAAAGTTTATTGACATTACTAATGACATAATTATGAGTAACGGTATTGAAGCAGTATCAATTAGGAAGATAGCGGCACTTGCAAAGTACAATAGCGCAACTATATATTTGTACTTTGACAATCTTAATCACCTATTGTTTCTATCTTCATTGTCGGGAACTCGAGAATATGTTACAGCATTAACTGAGATTGGAAATAAAGAAGGAGATTCGCTAGGGAAATTGATTGAGATTTGGAACTGTTTTGTTCACTACTCATTCCAAAAGCCTAAGATTTTTTCAACTATATTTTTCAATGATACTGAGGGCAAGGCTGGTCAATATATGCAAGAGTATTATGAGTTATATCCAGAAGAGGTATCAGCTGAGGATAGTCTAGCATATAAATTGATTTTTGACCATGACTTGAAGAAACGAGTTCATACTCTGACTAGCGAATGTGCGAAAGAAGGCTATTTCAAAGAGGAAGATTTAAATGATCTTTCTGAATTGCTATTGTTTGCATATAAGGGAATGTTAGAGAAAGTTATAAAGGGTAGTGTTAAAGTAGATGAAGCATTAGAGCAAAAAACAATGTATTATATAAAGAAAGTTTTGGAAGTCTATGCAGATGAATCTAAAAAGTTACCATTTTAA